One region of Pseudomonas alvandae genomic DNA includes:
- a CDS encoding ABC transporter permease, translated as MSRNGPFALLFHALVVVFMLAPLVVVCLVAFTPENTLSLPTTEFSLRWFRAVFERADFVDAFYNSLILAFSAASLATLIAVPAALAITRLEFPGRDFFNGLFLSPIIIPHLVLGVALLRLFALMGVNGNFSWLIFAHVLVITPYVLRLVLASAIGLDRSAEQAAQSLGAGRFTLFRQITLPMILPGVAGGWLLAFINSFDEVTLSIFVTSPATQTLPVRMYVYATESIDPMMAAVSALVIALTALTMILLDRVYGLDRVLVGKQ; from the coding sequence CATGCTGGCGCCGCTGGTGGTGGTCTGCCTGGTCGCCTTCACGCCGGAAAACACCTTGAGCCTGCCCACGACGGAATTCTCCCTGCGCTGGTTCCGTGCCGTGTTCGAGCGCGCGGACTTTGTCGATGCGTTCTACAACAGTCTGATCCTGGCGTTCAGCGCGGCCTCGCTGGCGACGCTGATCGCGGTGCCGGCGGCGCTGGCGATCACTCGGCTGGAGTTTCCTGGCCGGGATTTTTTCAACGGCCTGTTCCTGTCGCCGATCATCATTCCGCACCTCGTGCTGGGCGTCGCGCTGCTGCGGCTGTTCGCGCTGATGGGCGTGAACGGCAACTTCAGTTGGCTGATCTTCGCCCATGTGTTGGTGATCACGCCGTATGTGCTGCGACTGGTACTGGCCTCGGCCATCGGCCTGGACCGCAGCGCCGAGCAAGCCGCGCAATCCTTGGGAGCCGGTCGTTTCACCCTGTTCCGGCAGATCACCTTGCCGATGATTTTGCCCGGCGTGGCCGGAGGCTGGCTGCTGGCGTTCATCAACAGTTTCGATGAAGTCACGCTGTCGATTTTTGTCACCTCGCCGGCCACGCAAACCCTGCCGGTACGCATGTACGTCTACGCCACCGAATCCATCGACCCGATGATGGCGGCGGTGTCGGCGCTGGTCATTGCGCTCACCGCGCTGACCATGATTCTGCTCGACCGGGTGTATGGCCTGGATCGGGTCCTGGTAGGCAAACAATGA
- a CDS encoding (2Fe-2S)-binding protein, which translates to MALLKRLAESDRPALDFLLDGEPARGLLGDTVLTAVLTCSEHLRGSDFSAEPRAGFCLMGACQDCWVRLGDGRRVRACSTMLEAGQQIIREPGRQV; encoded by the coding sequence ATGGCTCTGCTGAAACGACTGGCCGAAAGCGACCGCCCGGCCCTGGACTTCCTGCTCGACGGCGAACCCGCCAGGGGATTGCTCGGCGATACCGTGCTCACCGCCGTCCTGACCTGCAGCGAACACTTGCGCGGCAGCGATTTCAGCGCCGAGCCCCGTGCCGGCTTTTGCCTGATGGGCGCGTGCCAGGATTGCTGGGTCCGCCTGGGCGACGGCCGCCGCGTGCGCGCCTGCTCGACGATGCTCGAAGCTGGCCAGCAGATCATCCGAGAACCGGGGCGGCAGGTATGA
- a CDS encoding NAD(P)/FAD-dependent oxidoreductase — protein MKPIVIIGAGPAGIRAAQTLVTHGLYPVLLDEAARGGGQIYRRQPANFTRPADTLYGFEAAKANAIHQTLDELRKQLDYRPDTLVWNAEAGQLDTLHEGRAARLDYASVIVATGATDRILPVPGWTLPGVYSLGAAQIALKFQGCAVGERVVFAGSGPLLYLVAYQYAKAGANVVAVLDSSPLSAQVRALPGLLTQPATLAKGLYYRAWLTTHGIPVHQGASLARIEGERRVQSLKWRNKKIEHTLDCDAVAFAHGLRSETQLADLLGCEFAWSPLNRAWLPQRDSAGRSSSVGVYLAGDGAGIMGADAAEMAGERAALALLEDLGYRVDPQRCTQLEQSLVRIGHFRQGLERAFAFPEDWAGVAPDDLMICRCEEVSVGDIRQVVREGHWEINRVKAHCRVGMGRCQGRMCGAAAAEIIAHESDRAVGEIGRLRAQAPVKPVPFGLEVEP, from the coding sequence ATGAAACCCATCGTCATCATCGGCGCCGGCCCCGCGGGTATCCGCGCTGCGCAAACCCTGGTCACCCATGGCCTCTATCCGGTCCTGCTGGACGAAGCCGCGCGCGGTGGCGGACAGATTTACCGGCGCCAGCCCGCGAACTTCACCCGGCCGGCGGACACGCTGTATGGCTTCGAAGCAGCCAAGGCCAACGCCATCCACCAGACTCTGGATGAATTGCGCAAGCAGCTCGATTACCGTCCCGACACGCTGGTCTGGAACGCCGAAGCCGGTCAGTTGGATACCTTGCATGAGGGCCGCGCCGCTCGCCTGGATTACGCCAGCGTGATCGTCGCAACAGGGGCCACCGACCGGATCCTGCCTGTTCCTGGCTGGACCTTGCCAGGCGTCTACAGCCTGGGCGCGGCGCAGATCGCCCTGAAGTTCCAAGGCTGCGCCGTAGGTGAACGTGTGGTGTTCGCAGGCAGCGGACCACTGCTTTATCTGGTCGCCTACCAATACGCCAAGGCCGGCGCCAACGTCGTCGCCGTGCTCGACAGCTCGCCGTTGAGCGCGCAGGTCCGCGCCCTGCCCGGTCTGCTCACGCAACCGGCCACGCTCGCCAAGGGGCTTTATTACCGCGCCTGGCTGACGACTCATGGAATCCCGGTGCATCAAGGTGCCAGCCTTGCGCGCATTGAGGGCGAGCGCCGGGTGCAGTCGTTGAAATGGCGCAACAAAAAAATCGAGCACACCCTCGATTGCGATGCGGTCGCCTTCGCCCATGGCTTGCGCAGCGAAACCCAACTGGCCGATCTGCTGGGCTGCGAATTTGCCTGGAGCCCGCTCAACCGCGCCTGGCTACCGCAACGCGACAGTGCCGGGCGCAGCAGTTCAGTCGGGGTCTACCTGGCCGGCGATGGCGCCGGAATCATGGGTGCCGACGCTGCCGAGATGGCGGGTGAACGAGCGGCCCTGGCGCTGCTCGAAGACCTCGGCTACCGAGTCGACCCGCAACGTTGCACCCAGCTGGAACAGTCCCTCGTCCGCATCGGCCATTTCCGCCAGGGCCTGGAGCGCGCCTTTGCCTTCCCCGAGGACTGGGCCGGCGTCGCTCCCGACGACCTGATGATTTGCCGCTGCGAAGAAGTCAGCGTCGGCGATATCCGCCAGGTCGTCCGGGAAGGTCATTGGGAAATCAACCGGGTCAAGGCCCATTGCCGGGTCGGCATGGGCCGCTGTCAAGGGCGGATGTGCGGTGCCGCGGCAGCAGAAATCATCGCCCATGAAAGCGACCGCGCCGTCGGGGAAATTGGCCGCTTGCGGGCACAGGCACCGGTCAAGCCGGTGCCGTTTGGCCTGGAGGTCGAGCCATGA
- a CDS encoding NAD(P)/FAD-dependent oxidoreductase — protein MIEVDAVIIGGGIVGASAALFLSKAGRRVALLERDFCGSHSSGVNYGGVRRQGRPLSQLPLSQRAHEIWAQLPQLIGIDGEYQRSGHLKLARSLDDLRSLQDYAASSRGFGLDLQMLDRDELRRRFPWVGSVAVGASLCPDDGHANPRLVSPAFAQAARRHGAQVHEQCPVSQVTHDGQRFVVRTETGLEFRAPWLLNCAGAWASRFAAQFGEAVPMHAGHPAMLVTEPLPVVMDASTGVEGGGIYARQVARGNCVLGGGQGFALDDARARPGQNAVIEILRQAVELYPFLEGAQAIRTWSGTEGYLPDRQPVIGPSSTQPGLLHAFGFAGAGFQIGPAVGHALTEIICSGASSTPLDAFSITRFHSISVA, from the coding sequence ATGATCGAGGTCGATGCAGTGATCATCGGTGGCGGCATCGTCGGCGCCTCGGCGGCGTTGTTCCTGAGCAAGGCCGGGCGTCGTGTGGCGCTGCTGGAACGGGACTTCTGTGGCTCGCACTCCAGCGGCGTGAATTACGGCGGCGTGCGGCGCCAGGGCCGTCCGTTGTCGCAACTGCCGCTGTCGCAACGGGCGCATGAGATCTGGGCGCAATTGCCGCAATTGATCGGCATCGACGGTGAGTATCAGCGCAGCGGCCATCTGAAGCTGGCCCGCAGCCTCGATGACTTGCGTTCCTTGCAGGACTACGCCGCCAGCAGCCGGGGCTTTGGCCTCGATTTGCAGATGCTGGATCGCGACGAATTGCGCAGGCGATTTCCGTGGGTCGGCAGCGTCGCGGTCGGCGCCTCGCTGTGCCCGGACGACGGTCACGCCAACCCGCGCCTGGTCTCGCCGGCATTTGCCCAGGCGGCCCGCAGGCACGGCGCGCAGGTCCACGAACAGTGCCCGGTCAGCCAGGTCACGCACGACGGCCAGCGCTTTGTCGTGCGCACCGAAACCGGCCTCGAATTTCGCGCGCCGTGGCTGCTGAACTGCGCCGGCGCCTGGGCGAGCCGGTTTGCCGCGCAGTTCGGCGAAGCAGTGCCGATGCACGCCGGGCACCCGGCGATGCTGGTGACCGAGCCGCTGCCGGTGGTGATGGACGCCAGCACCGGCGTCGAGGGCGGTGGCATCTACGCGCGACAAGTCGCCCGGGGCAATTGCGTATTGGGCGGCGGCCAGGGTTTCGCGCTGGACGACGCCCGCGCCCGCCCAGGCCAGAACGCGGTCATCGAGATCCTGCGCCAGGCCGTCGAACTCTACCCGTTCCTGGAGGGCGCCCAGGCGATCCGCACCTGGAGCGGCACCGAAGGCTACCTGCCCGATCGCCAGCCGGTGATCGGCCCCAGCAGCACCCAACCCGGCCTGTTGCATGCGTTCGGCTTTGCCGGCGCGGGCTTCCAGATCGGCCCGGCGGTGGGCCACGCGCTCACCGAAATCATCTGCAGCGGGGCTTCGTCCACGCCGCTGGATGCGTTTTCCATCACCCGGTTCCACTCCATCTCCGTTGCTTGA